The genomic window AAACGGATCGGCTACGTCGCGCAGGCGTTCGGACTCTATCCCGATCTCACCGTGGAGGAAAATCTCGAATTCTACGCCTGGCTCTACAACCATTCCGATAAATCGCGCTTCAACGAGTTGATCCGTGCCTACGGGTTCGAGGAACACCGCAGGAAACTCGCCCGCGAACTATCGGGTGGTTATAGGACTCGGCTGGCGCTCATCACGGCCTTGGCACACAAACCTTCGCTCCTATTCCTGGACGAACCCACGGCGGGGGTCGACCCCGTCACCCGGAAAGAACTCTGGGACATGTTTTATGCCCTGAAAGGGCAGGGCACCACGCTCTTCGTGACCACGCACTACATGGAAGAGGCCGAACGGTGCGACCGTCTCGCTTTCATCTACAAAGGGAAACTCATCGCGCTTGGAGCGCCGCGCGAAATGAAGAGCCTCCTCGCCGACCGGGACGTTTTCGAAATCCGAACGACCTTCCGTCCCGATGTCGTTCAGGCCGTGAAGAATTGCCCCGGCGTCGAGACCTTCAACCAATTCGGAAACACCCTGAAAGTGGTTTTACGAAAGAGCCGGGAGAACGGCACCGCGCTGGCGAAGGCCCTGAAACCCTGTGGATTGGACCCCGCGAGCGTGGCAACCGCCGAACCGACGATGGAGGATGTTTTCGTGGCGCTCACCCATCGCGGAGGATCCTGATGCGAATGCTTCGCGCGGTTGTCCGCAAGGAATTCATCCACATCCGGCGGGAGAGGCGGATGCTCGTCTTCATCTTCGGCGCTCCGCTCCTCCTCCTCGCCCTCTTCGGCTACGCCCTCCGGCTCAAGGTGGACAACTTGAACGTCGCGATCCTCGACGGCGACACCAGCATCTTCAGCATGCAGATCCGCGACACCATCATCTCCGAGGCGGGATTCCGCCTTATCGACGTGCGCGACGAGGATGAGATCCGCGAGCTGCTCTACAAAGGCAAGGCCCGGCTGGGACTCGTCATTCCCGACGATTTCTCGGACAAGCTGACGAACAATGAGACGGCCACGCTCAAGCTCTTCGTGGACGGGAGCATGCCCGTGCTTGCGATGGCCGCGATGAACGGCGCGAA from Nitrospirota bacterium includes these protein-coding regions:
- a CDS encoding ABC transporter ATP-binding protein, which translates into the protein MNTIETHALTKTFGASAAVDRLNLSISEGEVFGFLGPNGAGKTTTIRLLVGILAPSSGEAKVLGFDVVRQSEEVKKRIGYVAQAFGLYPDLTVEENLEFYAWLYNHSDKSRFNELIRAYGFEEHRRKLARELSGGYRTRLALITALAHKPSLLFLDEPTAGVDPVTRKELWDMFYALKGQGTTLFVTTHYMEEAERCDRLAFIYKGKLIALGAPREMKSLLADRDVFEIRTTFRPDVVQAVKNCPGVETFNQFGNTLKVVLRKSRENGTALAKALKPCGLDPASVATAEPTMEDVFVALTHRGGS